The Ascaphus truei isolate aAscTru1 chromosome 3, aAscTru1.hap1, whole genome shotgun sequence genome includes a region encoding these proteins:
- the LOC142490062 gene encoding keratin, type II cytoskeletal 6A-like, whose translation MSQFKQFSASSSITPGKNRSGFSSASVSRSGGGGGGGGGGGFGRAAGGAGGFGSRSLYSLGGNKRISISAGTVQSGFGGGAGGFGGGVGSGGGFGGGGGFGGGGGGGFGGGGGGGGFGGGGGGGGFGGGGGGFGGGSGFATCPPGGIHEVTINQSLLAPLNLEIDPSIQKIRVEEREQIKTLNNKFASFIDKVRFLEQQNKVLETKWSLLQEQGGQVKGSQRNNIEPLFEAYMGSLRRQLDALQNDKFRLDGELRSMQDLVDDFKNKYEDEINKRTSAENDFVVLKKDVDAAYMNKVELEAKVDALTDEINFLRTLYETEMSQLQAQISDTSVILSMDNNRALDLDSIIAEVKAQYEDIAKKSRLEAEAAYQYKFKELESSAGQQGDVLRNTKSEISELNRKIQRLRAEIENVKKQSAKLQTAIAEAEERGELALTDARSKLAELEDALQRAKQDLNRQLRDYQELMNVKLALDIEIATYRKLLEGEEFRLSGEGVGNVSISVVSSGGLSSIGGGGGGGGGGGGGGYGYGSSGGIGFGSGGGGGGGGGFGGGSGVSYSGGGGGFSSSSSRGFGSSGGSTMKFVSSQSSYRS comes from the exons ATGAGTCAGTTTAAGCAGTTTAGTGCTAGTTCTTCCATCACTCCAGGCAAGAACAGGTCTGGCTTTAGCTCAGCCTCTGTGTCcagaagtggtggtggtggtggtggtggcggtGGTGGTGGTTTTGGACGTGCTGCTGGTGGAGCTGGTGGCTTTGGTAGCAGAAGTCTCTATAGTTTAGGAGGTAACAAGCGCATTTCTATCAGTGCTGGAACTGTTCAAAGTGGATTTGGAGGTGGAGCGGGAGGGTTTGGTGGAGGGGTAGGTAGTGGTGGTggttttggtggtggtggtggttttggtggtggtggtggtggtggttttggtggtggtggtggtggaggtggttttggtggtggtggtggtggaggtggttttggtggtggtggagggggtttTGGTGGAGGTTCTGGCTTTGCCACCTGCCCACCAGGTGGTATTCACGAAGTTACAATCAACCAAAGTCTTTTGGCACCACTAAACTTGGAGATTGACCCATCTATACAGAAGATTCGAGTGGAGGAAAGAGAACAGATCAAAACTCTAAACAATAAATTTGCTTCTTTTATCGACAAG GTTCGGTTCCTTGAGCAACAAAATAAGGTACTGGAGACAAAATGGAGTCTCTTGCAAGAACAAGGAGGCCAAGTAAAAGGTTCTCAAAGAAACAACATTGAGCCTCTTTTTGAGGCATATATGGGCAGCCTCAGGAGGCAATTGGATGCTCTGCAAAATGATAAATTTAGGCTTGATGGAGAACTAAGAAGCATGCAAGACTTGGTTGATGATTTTAAAAACAA ATATGAAGATGAAATTAATAAGCGAACATCAGCAGAGAATGACTTTGTTGTGCTCAAGAAG gatGTTGATGCTGCCTATATGAACAAGGTGGAACTGGAAGCCAAGGTGGATGCCTTGACTGATGAAATCAACTTCCTGAGGACCCTCTATGAAACA gaaaTGTCTCAGTTGCAGGCTCAGATCTCAGACACCTCTGTAATTCTATCCATGGACAATAACCGAGCTCTGGACCTGGACAGTATAATTGCTGAGGTGAAGGCTCAGTATGAGGATATTGCTAAGAAAAGTCGATTAGAAGCTGAGGCCGCTTACCAATACAAG TTTAAAGAGTTGGAGTCATCTGCTGGCCAACAAGGTGATGTTTTGCGCAACACCAAGAGCGAGATATCAGAGCTGAACCGCAAAATCCAGAGGCTGCGAGCCGAAATTGAAAATGTGAAAAAACAG AGTGCTAAATTGCAGACAGCCATTGCTGAAGCTGAAGAACGTGGGGAGCTTGCCCTGACAGATGCCCGTTCTAAACTGGCTGAGCTGGAGGATGCTCTGCAGAGAGCAAAACAGGACTTAAATCGCCAGCTCCGTGATTATCAGGAGCTGATGAATGTGAAGCTGGCCCTGGATATTGAAATTGCCACATACAGGAAACTGCTGGAAGGAGAGGAGTTCAG GTTGTCTGGAGAAGGAGTTGGTAATGTCAGCATTT CTGTCGTCAGCTCTGGAGGATTAAGCAGCATTGGAGgtggtggtggaggaggaggaggaggaggaggaggaggttatGGCTATGGGTCTTCTGGCGGAATAGGATTTGggagtggtgggggtgggggcggtgGCGGTGGCTTTGGAGGCGGAAGTGGAGTCAGTTAtagtggaggaggtggtggattCAGCTCTTCAAGTTCCAGAGGATTTGGTTCATCGGGCGGCAGCACGATGAAATTTGTATCCAGCCAGTCAAGTTATAGGAGCTAA